From a region of the Syngnathus typhle isolate RoL2023-S1 ecotype Sweden linkage group LG12, RoL_Styp_1.0, whole genome shotgun sequence genome:
- the LOC133163833 gene encoding microtubule nucleation factor SSNA1-like codes for MAQQAAALQTYNNELVKCFDDLCSKREELSLQIKLEEDEKERLQYEISSLSEKLSRVNESLAQKTAAHNTIDRTIAETEAAYTKILESSQSLLSVLKQQAGNFSKTLEQRRKEH; via the exons ATGGCCCAACAAGCTGCTGCTTTGCAGACCTACAACAATGAACTCGTCAAGT GTTTTGATGACCTGTGCTCCAAACGGGAAGAGTTGAGCCTTCAGATCAAGTTGGAGGAAGACGAAAAGGAACGACTCCAGTACGAGATTAGCAGCCTCTCGGAGAAGCTGAGCAGAGTTAATGAAAGCCTGGCACAAAAAACGGCTGCACACAACACCATAGACCGCACCATCGCAGAGACTGAGGCTGCTTACACTAAG ATCTTGGAGAGTTCGCAGTCTTTACTGAGTGTCCTAAAGCAGCAGGCAGGAAACTTCAGTAAAACTTTAGAGCAACGGCGAAAAGAGCACTGA
- the LOC133163611 gene encoding microtubule nucleation factor SSNA1-like encodes MSQQAAALQNYNNELVNCIEELCSKREELNRQIKLEEEEKERLQHDIRVFSGKLSKVNESLAQRMAARATFDRTIAETEAAYTKILESSQSLLSVLKHEAGNLGKASEPRKKEH; translated from the exons ATGAGCCAACAAGCTGCCGCTTTGCAGAATTACAATAATGAGCTTGTCAATT GTATTGAAGAGCTCTGCTCCAAGCGGGAAGAGTTGAACCGTCAGATCaagctggaggaagaggagaaggaacGACTGCAACATGACATCCGTGTCTTCTCTGGTAAGCTGAGTAAGGTCAATGAAAGCCTCGCACAAAGAATGGCTGCACGTGCCACTTTCGACCGGACCATTGCAGAGACTGAGGCTGCGTACACCAAG ATCTTAGAGAGCTCTCAATCTCTGTTGAGTGTCCTGAAGCATGAAGCCGGAAACCTTGGGAAAGCGTCAGAGCCTCGCAAGAAAGAACACTAA